The nucleotide sequence ATCAGTGCTCACCACGAGCTTGCCGAACCCCAGCGCTTTCGGATCCATTCCATAAGCCAGGCCCATAACCTGAGTGAAGTACAAAATGGGAACGTTAAAATCGGATTGCATCGTCCGGTTCACCTGGCTCTGGCGCAGATCGAGATTCTGCTGGCACAGCGGACAGGCCACGATGATGCAATTAGCGCCGGCATCCAGAGCCATCGTCATGACTTTATAAATGAGTTCGTTGACCATTTGTCTCTTAGCCACGCCGAAGGCTGCCCCACAGCATTCGGTCTTGAAGGCGAAATCAACCACCTCAACGCCGATGGCGCTCATGATCTTGTCCATCGCCACCGGATTCTCCGGGTCATCAAACTGAGCCACACCCGGTGGCCGGTTCAAAATGCATCCGTAGTAAGGGGCTACCTTCAGCGCCGGGAGCTTGTGGGTGACGGGCCTGGCGATCTCTTCCAGCCCGATGTCTTCGTAGATAACCTGCAGATTCGATTTGGCGGTGACGGTGCAGTTATAGGGATGATCCAGCAGCGCATTGGCGGCCTCTCTGAACTTCTGGCTCCGGCCCATATGGAGGTGCGCCGTTTTCAGAGCGGTCAGGCAGGCGGGGCAAGGGGTGGTCACGGTGTCGGCCCCCATCTTTTCCACGATGGCCAGGTTTCTGGCGGCCAGCGCGGC is from Dehalococcoidia bacterium and encodes:
- a CDS encoding CoB--CoM heterodisulfide reductase iron-sulfur subunit B family protein, coding for MAGREYIYYQGCAQEGTAQEYDASLKLVMAKLGCSLKEAEDWSCCGSTPAHTVDEVLAAALAARNLAIVEKMGADTVTTPCPACLTALKTAHLHMGRSQKFREAANALLDHPYNCTVTAKSNLQVIYEDIGLEEIARPVTHKLPALKVAPYYGCILNRPPGVAQFDDPENPVAMDKIMSAIGVEVVDFAFKTECCGAAFGVAKRQMVNELIYKVMTMALDAGANCIIVACPLCQQNLDLRQSQVNRTMQSDFNVPILYFTQVMGLAYGMDPKALGFGKLVVSTDDIIKSRVSVEEFEKRQKEAQEKASESQKEIKES